The Tolypothrix sp. NIES-4075 DNA window ACCGATTCAGTATGCTGACTTCGCCATCTGGCAGCGTCAGCGTTTGCAGGGCGAGGTTTTGGAAAAGTTGCTTGCCTACTGGAAACAGCAACTCAAGGGTGTTCCACCAGTACTGCAATTGCCTACAGACTTTCCTCGACCAAAAGTTCAGACCTTTCAAGGTGGGACGCAATCTTTTATTTTGCCTCCTGACTTGACTGAGCAGATCAAAGCTTTGAGTCAACAAGAAGGCGTGACTTTGTTTATGATTCTGCTGGGGGCATTTAAGACCTTACTGTATCGCTACACCGGGCAGGAAGATATTGTAGTCGGTTCACCCATTGCTAACCGCAACCGCGAAGAAATCCAAGAATTAATTGGCTTTTTCGCTAATACACTGGTGCTACGTACCGATTTTGCCGGCGATATCAGCTTTCGGGAATTGTTAGCAAGGGTACGTGACTGTACCTTGTCAGCCTTCTCCCATCAAGAACTACCTTTCGAGCGTCTTGTAGAAGAATTACAGCCTGAGCGCAACCTCAGCTACAATCCGCTGATTCAGGTAATGTTTATTCTGGAGAATACGCCAACAGAAGCATTGCGACTGCCCAATTTGGCGGTGAGTCATATAGTACCAGAGAATGCGATCGCCAAATTGGATTTGAGCCTGAATATTTATGAAACCCTGAATATTTATGAAAATTCTTCAGGTTTGACGGGAGTTTTCCGTTACAATACAGACTTGTTTACACCTGCCACCATTAGCCGAATGGTAGGGCATTTTCTCACCTTATTGTCGGGCATTGTCAATAACCCCGATCAAAAGCTCTCTCACTTACCGCTGTTGACAGCCGCCGAGCAACATCAGTTATTGGTGGAGTGGAATAATACCAAAACAGTTTATCCTCAAGATAAGTGCTTCCACCAGATATTTTCAGAGCAAGTAGAGCGAGTACCTGATGCTATTGCCGTTGTCTTTCAAGACCAGCAATTAACCTACCGAGAACTGAACCGCCGTGCCAATCAGCTAGCACACTACTTGCAAGGGCAGGGAGTAGGTCCGGAAGTGCTAGTGGGAATTTGTGTAGAGCGTAGACGCAAAGCGGCTTGTCGCCAGACATCGCTCGAAATGATTGTAGGTATCCTGGGCATCCTCAAGGCTGGTGGAGCTTATGTACCCTTAGATCCAACTTATCCCCAAGAGCGCCTAGCTTTCATGTTGTCAGATTCACAAGTACCAATACTGCTGACAACCGAGAACTTATTAACTCAGCTTCCCAAGCATCAAGCGCAAGTCATCTGCCTGGATACCGACTGGGCGAGAATTTCTACTGAAAGTGAGCAGACTCCCCACAGTAATGTTCAAATCCAGAACTTGGCTTATCTAATTTACACCTCCGGGTCTACAGGTAAACCCAAAGGCGTTCTCGTGACCCACGAGGGATTAGGCAACCTCACCGAAGATAAAATTAGAACCTGCCGCGTACAGTCAGATAGCCGTATCCTGCAATTCTTTTCCTTAAGTTTCGATGCCTCAATTCCGGAAATAGTCATGGCTCTTGGTTCTGGTGCAACACTGTGTCTGGCAAATTCAGAGTCCTTGCTGCCAGGTCCTGGCTTGATGCAACTATTGCGCGAGCAAGCTATTACTCATATAACAATCATTCCGTCAGCATTGGCGGCTTTGCCTCAAGAAGAATTACCAGCTTTGCAAATGGTTTTAGTGGGAGGAGAAGCCTGTTCTGGTGAACTTATAGAGCGATGGTCAAAAGGGCGACTTTTCATTAATGCCTACGGTCCGACTGAAACCACCGTCAATGCCAGCATGGTGGAATGTGGCAACAATGGACAAAAATTCCCCACCGTTCGTCCCGCAGCAAACAAGCAACTGTATATTTTAGATCAAAATCTCCAACTAGTCCCGATTGGAGTTCCTGGCGAACTACATATTAGCGGAGTCGGTTTAGCCAGAGGCTACCTTAACCGACCTGACAAAACTGCTGAAGTATTCATTTCTAACCCTTACAGCAACGATCCAAACAGCCGCCTTTATAAAACTGGGGACTTAGCCTGCTACCTCAGCGACGGCAACATCAAACTACTCGGTCGCCTCGATCATCAAGTGAAAATTCGTGGCTTCCGCATCGAACTAGGAGAGATTGAGGCGTTGCTGAGTCAACACCCTGAAGTTAGAGACTGTGTTGTCATTGCCAGAGAAGACAACCCAGGAGAGAAACGTTTGGTCGCATACATCGTGCCGACAACAGAAAGTGTACCCACCATTAGCGACTTACGCCACTTCCTCGAAGAGCAGTTGCCAGAATATATGATACCTGCGGCGTTAGTCTTCCTGGAAGCCTTACCCCTGAACCCCAGTGGCAAAGTAGACCGTCAAGCACTACCCGCACCCGGTACAACCCGACCAGAATTAGAGGACGTTTTTGTTGCCCCTCGCACCCCCACCGAAAAAGCACTTGCCGATATTTGGGCTGAACTTTTAAATCTGGAACAAATAGGCATACACGACAACTTCTTTGACTTAGGTGGTGATTCGATTCTCAGCACCCAATTCATCGCCAGAGCCAATAAGGTTAATTTAGAGTTTACAACTAAGCAACTGTTTGAACACCAGACGATCGCAGAATTAGCTGCTGTGGTTGAGCCAGACATTTCTGTTCAGCAGATACAGGGTCTGCTCACACCCATTCAGCCTGACTCTCCTTTAGTAGCACTTCAGCCTCACGGTTCTCAACAACCTATCTTTTTCGCTCATGGATTGGGTGGAACTGCGATCTGCTACTACCAATTGGCACGTTATTTAGGCTCAGATCAGCCATTCTACGCTTTGCAATCACCAGGTGTTGATGGAGAAACAGAACCATTAACCCGAATTGAGGACATGGCAGCTGAATATATCAAAGCCATGCGTAGTGTACAGCCCAATGGTCCCTACTTTTTAGGAGGTTGGTCTATGGGTGCGTTTGTCGCTTTCGAGATGGCTCAACAGCTACGAAATCAAGGTGCTGTAGTAGCAAGGCTTGCTATATTATCTCAGGAAAAACAACTCACCAATAGATACAGCGATGATGATGATGATGCCAAAATGTTAGTCCAGTTGTTCAAAGATTTCGCTGGTAGTGTTGGTCAAGACTCGGAAATTTCTTATGAACATGTTGTGCAACTCCAACCAGAGGAGCAACAAAAATATGTCTTGGAACAAATGAAGTTAGCTAACCTTTTCCCTACAGATTTGGAATTTTGGCAGTTTCGTAACTATATGCGAGTTGTCAGGGGTAACATCAAAGCTACTGCCAGTTATGTACCGCAATTTTATCAAAATCCCATGCAGATTCTTTTGTTCCGGACAAGCGATATTTATACTGATGGTCTTGATGAACCTACTCTTGGTTGGAATCAACTTTGCTCAAAACCAGTGGAAATTCATGATATTCCTGGCGACCATCTCACGCTACTAAACGAACCTCACGTTCAGGTTCTCGCAGAGTATTTAAAGCAGTATCTTTGTTAAACGAAATCAGTTGAATAACGACGTTCTCGTTCATTGTAGTAATTGCTGATATTTCTCAGGTAGACGCAGAGAATACTACTAATAAAAAACTTTTGTCAGAAGTTTAGGCTGTAGTTACACAGCCTAAAATATTTTCTCAGATTAAATTGAATTAATCCAAAATGGTATAATTATCATGGAAAAATTAGAGCCGACAGAACATAAGATTTTACCTTCTTTAGCTTATGCACCTAAAGATATAGAGCGGATAGAATTACTCCCACGCCAAATTTTCTATCGCAATTATGTATCTACAAATAAACCTGTAGTGATTACTAATGCTACAAATGAATGGAAAGCACGTTCTTTATGGACATTTGAATGGTTTAAAAATACTCATGGAAAAGTTATCGTCCCCGTGCTGATGCCGCAATTGGATAAATATAGCAGAGCGATGGCAAGAAAATCGATAGCTATAGAAGAATACATTGACTTGATTTTATCGGACTCACCAGAAGTAAAACCCTACTTAGGGATTGTAGAACTGCACAAGCTGATTCCGTCGCTATCAGATTACTTTAAATTTCCCGAATACTATTGGTTAAGGTCTACTATATATTTCTGGATGGGTCGCATCAGAACTACTCCACTCCATTGTGATTATGTGTACAACTTATTAACACAGGTAGTAGGTCGTAAACGAGTACTACTTTACTCGCCAAATTCTCTTATATCCCAGTTTAAGCTTGAGGAAGAAATGTTCGTTTGCCATAACAAGTATGATATGGAGGGATATAAAGCTGAAACGAGTCAGTTATTAATAGAACCTGATTACGACATTACTCTTAATGCTGGGGAAATGCTATTTATTCCCTATGGTTGGTGGCATAAAATAAGTAGTTACGAAGCGTCGATTTCTGTAAATATGTTCTGGGCTACTCCCAGCACTTTACTACAGCGATTACAATGGCAAAGCGGTGATTTTTTGAAACGAATACTCAAAAATAATGTAGCTAATAAATAGTGAGACAAGCAACTAATTTCAGCTGCAACTAACTGCCAGATAAACAGAAGCAGTCAACTAAACTTGCCTCTTACATGAATGATAACAATCCTAATTGTCGGCTTGATTTACTGCTTCCTTGGGATTTACCTTGTCAGCAACAACTGAATGAAGTCGATAAAAATAAAGTGTACCAAGCTCTCAAACATTTGTTGCAAGCTTTAAAGGAAACTTCAGATGAAAAAGCATTTGATATTCTCAATCAAGAGTTAGCCAATCTGGAAGTAGCAGATGTATTAAAAGTAGAAGTATCTTTTACAGAAACTTCTCTCAAAGGGTGGGAGGTTGAAGACTTCGATACTTATTTTGATATGAGGCATATACAAACTAAGGAGTCTGTTATATGTCTCGTTAGGAGTATCATCTTAGGTTATAAAACTTTTCTGGAAATTACTCATAATAGTTATCAATTTGATATCGTTGATATAGAGATGCAAAAACGAGGATTTGAAATTTATGCCTACCTACTGGCGAGGGTTTTCAAAATATGTTTAGAATAAACTTGATTAATTAGCTTTAAAAGTATTGGGCGAATATAATTCGCTACTGCACAAATGCGAAACGCATTTTTGAATGCATGAATTTCGCAGTTGTGGTACTCGCGGACGGTGCGAAAAACTTTAACTTTATGCTTGAAACACTAAGGCACAAAAACGAACTTCCGATGTACTATCCAATGGTGCAGGTCAATAATCTGAGAAAGCGCTTTGGTAAAACAGTTGCCTTACAGGAGATTAACCTGTCGGTGGCAGCTGGCTCAGTACTGGGTGTTCTTGGTCCCAACGGAGCTGGCAAGACGACAACAATTAACTGCTTGACTACCTTGCTCAAACCAGATGCAGGACAAGCTACAATTGCAGGCTACGATGTCATCACTCAACCAGCAGCAGTGCGATCGCTCATTGGGGTTACAGGTCAGTTTGCCGCTGTAGATGAAGAATTAACGGCACGCGAAAACTTAATATTGTTCGGACGCTTGATGCGATTGTCTGCGGCTGAGGCAGCGCGACGAGCCACAGAACTATTAGAACAGTTTGGTTTATTGGCAGATGGCAAGCGTCGAGTTAAAGAGTTTTCTGGGGGAATGCGACGACGGCTGGATTTAGCCGTAAGCATTGTTGCCGAGCCATTAGTATTATTCCTTGATGAACCGACAACCGGTCTTGACCCCCGCAGCCGCCGACAACTTTGGGATGTGGTGCGAGAACTGAAGGCGCGGGGTATAACTATATTTCTCACAACTCAGTATTTAGAAGAGGCTGATGAACTGGCTGACCGGATTGTGGTCATCGACCAAGGAACAATCATTGCTGAGGGTACTGCCAACGAACTCAAAAATAAAGTTGGAGGCACATTTTGCGACCTACAGCTAGCCGATCCGACCGACGAGCCGAAAATACTTGAGGCTTTGAGCGATTTGGGTGACATTTCTGGCAACGGTACACTCACCTTGCTTGCACCAGATGGAGTTGCCACATTAACTGAAGTTGTTCGCCGCGCCGATGCAGTTGGTGTTGTCTTAGCTGACATTTCTCTGCGTCGTCCCACCCTTGATGATGTGTTTTTTGCCCTGACTGGTCAAACCACTGAAGAAGTTAAGGGAAAAAATGACTGAAAACTTAATGATGACGGATGAACTACTCTCCAAAGCTCGAAAAATGGTAGCGACTCGCCAAGAGTCGGGGATAGAAAGAGCGATCGCTGATAGTGGCGCGATCGCTTGGCGTCACCTCATTTACCTCACTCGCACACCAGAGGTAATGGCTTCTGTAGTGCTGTTCCCAATCATCTTTCTCAGTGGCTTCTTGCTCACCTTCCAACGGTTAATGGCAAACCAAGGAATTGATTACGTTCAATATTTGCTGCCGATTATTACCCTTCAGGCAATATTCTTCACTGCCATGAGTTCCGCTGTCACAATAGCTAGCGATATTAAAACAGGCATGTTACAGCGATGTCGAGTCATGCCTATCTCACGTATCGCAGTGCTGGGCGGACTGGTGATTGCTTACCTAGTACGGGCAGTTATTTCCACAGCGATTTTATTAATTTTTGCCCATCTCTACGGCTTTCGCTTTCAAGCTGGCATTCTGGCAATCATCGGATTTTTCGCCCTGATTATCCTATTTACGACCACTTGTGTTACAGGTTATGCCGTCCTCGCCCTCAGCATCCGCAAGCCAGATTTAGTGCAATCGTTAGCGGTTATTCCCTATACTCCCTTGCTTTTACTCAGTACAGGATTCAGCCCTGCGGAGAACTTTCCCCAATGGCTTCAGCTTTTTGTTCGCTTTCAACCAGTCAGCTGTACCGCCAAAGCACTACGGGCGCTGATCAACGGGACTGAACTTTTCTCCCCCCTGCTTTGGTCTGTTGGCTGGCTGATTGGTCTAGTCATAGTTTTTGGATTCGTTGCTATTCGCCTTTATCGTCAGGTTTCGTGATGACAGTACCCCACCTTACCGCAGCCAAGTTAGTGGCAGCTCGCCAAGAGGGCAGTCTGAGTCGCACTCTCAACGACATTTTCATTATGACGCGCCGCAATCTGCTTCTCGACTTTAGGAACCCGGAGGTAATTGTAGGTGCAACCGCATTCCCTGTATCCTTATTGCTAATCTTTACCGCCAGCTTTGCCAAGGTAGTAATGCCTAACGGTAATTACGCAGATTATGCCCAGTTTGTTGTGCCGCTAAGTATAGTTCAAGGGCTACTTTTCAGCACCGTCACAACTGGTACAGCGCTTTACAATGACCTAGAAAGCGGTATGGATACTCGTCTGCGAACCCTGCCAATTAGCAGATTGGCAATTTTGGCAGGACGGATTTTAGGCAGTGCTGGTCGTTTGCTAGCACAAGTAATAATTATTACATTTATTGGATACTTACTAGGCTTCCGATTCCATCACGGTTTTTTAGCAACATTGCTGTTTCTATTTTTGCCGATCGTTTTTGCCTTGTCGTTTACTTGGATGGCTATATTGTCTGCTGTCAAAGCAAGGACGGCAGAGTCAGTAGAAGTAACAATGTACCCGTGGCTGCTACCCCTGACTTTTTTGAGCATCGGCTATGTGCCAAAAGCAGGCTTTCCAGAATGGCTTCAAGGCTTTGTCGAACTTAACCCAATTTCTTGTGTAACCCAAGCTCTTCGAGGTCTATCTGCGACGAGCCAACCTATTGTAGAACCAGCGATCAAAACCCTGCTGTGGAGCCTGATTTTGACATTGCTGTTCAGTACCTTGGCGATACGAGCCTATCAAAACCGCAGTCATTAATTTTACTAATTGAATTTTTGTGAGGTAATCAAATGGTACAAGTCACCTTAAACCAAGTTCAGAAACAATACGACGTTACAATCTGCGGTGCTGGTCTGGCAGGACTGACTTTAGCACGCCAACTTAAAATGCAAATGCCTGGGCTAAAGATTTTACTTTTGGATAAAATTGCTCGTCCACTACCTCAAGCTGCCTTTAAGGTTGGAGAATCAACTGTTGAAGTGGGTGCCCATTATCTTTCGCATGTTCTCAAATTAACAGACTATTTTGAAAAGAATCATTATCACAAGCTAGGGCTAAGATACTTTTTTAGTGATGCCAGTGGTTCGTTTGAGAAACGCCCAGAATTTGGTTTGTCGCAATTTCCACCAGTTAATTCTTATCAAATAGATCGAGGCATCCTTGAGAATGATTTGCGCCAGTTCAATGAAGAAGCAGGTGTAGAACTAATAGAAAATTGTTCTGTTCAGGACATTTTGTTGTCAAATAACGACGAGTTTCACCAGGTTATATACACACGTAAAGGTGACAATACACATCAAACTGTCACATGTCGTTGGGTAATTGATGCAATGGGCAGTCGTCGTTTACTGCAAAAAAAACTTGGTTTAGTAAAAGATAATGATGAAAAATTTAATGCTGTTTGGTTCCGGGTTAATGGTTGTGCTAACGTCAATGACTTTGTACCCAAAACAGTAGAATCTTGGCATCAGCGAGTTGCCAATGGTATTCGCTATTACTCCACCAATCATTTGATGGGTAATGGATATTGGGTTTGGCTGATTCCTCTTTCTTCTGGGAATACTAGTATTGGCATTGTTGCCAGCGAAAAATTTCATCCGTGGTTAGAATTTAATTCCTACGGGCAAGCTTACAAATGGTTAGAAAAATATGAGCCTGTGCTAGCGTCATACTTGCAGGATAAAAAGCCCTTAGACTTTGAGGGTAGACGACACTATAGCTACTCATCAAAGCAAATATTTTCACAAAATCGCTGGGCTTGTGTGGGAATATCTGGTGTCTTTTCCGATCCGTTTTATTCACCAGGAACAGATCAAATTGGATTTACTAATTCTGTAACTACTGAGTTGATTCAACTTGAGTTAGATCGCAAACTTACACAGCAGAAAGTGGATGATGCTAATTTGTATTGCTTATCATACCACGAAGGGGTAACTCGCAATATTCAATCAGGCTATCCATTTTTTGGTAATGCTTTGGTAATGGGTACAAAACTGCTCTGGGATAATGTGTCAGGATGGTCATCAAGCGGTCCTATGATGTTTAATTCCTTCTTTTTTGACCAGGAAAAGAAAGCAAAAATTCAGAAAGTTACTGGAAAGTTTTTCCTTCTTTCTTACCAGATGCAGCAGTTATTTAAGGATTGGGCTACTAAATCAAATGGTCAAAATTCGTTTGATTTTCTTGATTATTTGTCTATTCCTTTTGTCAGAAAATTGTATGAACGTAATCTCCAGCCTAATAAGACTGAGCAAGAACTTATTGACGACCATTTAGCCAGTATGGAAACTCTAGAAGAGTTAGCTCAAGTTATCTTTTTAATAGCTTTGGAAGATACTATGCCAGAAGCTCTATCTCAGTTACCTTCTCCATTGTGGTTGAACGCTTGGTCTATTAGTTTAGATGCGAATAAATGGTCTAGTAACGGACTTTTTAGACCAAAAACGCAACCTCGTAATCTGCACAATATTACAGAACAAATGCGGAATGTTTTGCTAGCAAATCAGCGAAAAGCGCCTATTTACTGTTAATCTTTTCTGTAATACATCTTTCGATTGATTTGTCAATGACACTACTGTATTAACATAAAAAATACAACACAACCAAGTTCCTCTGAAAAATTTGTCATTAACTAGATATTTATAAATTTGTAAAGGCTTTTAAGCCCTTACAATTTTTTTGATTGTCAACTTAATTCCCAATACTTGTCACTTTAAATCAAAAAGATGGAGAGCAGAAATTATGGAGATTTGTCATGATGACCAGAATTTATACCAAACTAATTTTAATCATTTAACAAAAGAACGGTTTCGGACAACTACTAAAGTTGATCCGCAAAGAATTTGGAAAGGATTTCACTGGTCATTTTTTATTAATATTCAGGGTTTGATTATTTGTTTGCACCGTTTTGAAATGAGTCTGGCAGTAGGTAATATCCCAGCAGCACAAATTGAACTAGAAGCGGCAGCACAACTGATGATGGCTTCTGGAGCATCAATGAAACTTGCTGGCAGTTTCAGCAGGCAAGAATATGAAAGTCAAGTGCGTCCAACGATGACTCCTCCTCACGTTCAGTCCAATGATTTTAGCGGATTGATGTCTTGGGAACATTCCTGGCTTGTCAAGATATGGAAAAGACTCCAACCAGCTTTTGAAAAATTGCCTGCAACTCTCCAGCCTGAGTATGACAAGTTTGTTGCTGCTTATTTCAGCTTGGCGATCGCTCACAAAGCTGTTTGTGAAAAATTTGGAGGTGCTGAAACAGGTAGCTTACGTTGTGACAAGAGTACAGCAGTGGAAGTACTCGACAGATTTGGACAAAACCGCTGGCGTCTCATCGATCCAAATCTTAAAGTGTCAAATGGTTGCCCATTCCAGCGATTTGAAGCGGAAAATTAACTGTCAATTTTGGTATTTATGTATTTGAAAACAAACATATAGGACTAGTATTTGATTTTTGAAATACACGTAGGGTGTGTTAGCGATAGCGTAACGCACCACACGCTCGGAATGGTGCGTTACGCTCTGCTAACACACCCTACATGACTACTGAGATTTTTTCAGAAATCAAATATGATTCCTATAGGACTTACGCACTCGCGAGCGATAAAACAAGACTTTGAGATTGCTTCCTCGCGTCGCAATCACCGAAATACGTAGTCCGTGCCTAAGTCCTGATACAATCATAACAAAGCAAAATATCCCGGCTTCAGCAGAAATTTTTGAGAACTATTAATGTTAGAAAAAGAGAGTTTTAAATTAGTAGTTGAAGCAATCGAGCAATTGGAAATGGGTTTTCAAGGATTGCCAGAATTTAATTCTTCATTTGAATTAGATAACCTACGAAATGTGTTGCTTGAAGTCGCAACGCGGATGCAGGATAACTTTCCCTATCCTCATCCATTATACGTTGGACAAATGCTCAAGCCTCCTCATCCGATCGCACGTTTGGCTTATACTCTATCACTTTGGATTAATCCGAATAATCATGCTCTAGATGGAGGACGCGCCAGTACGATAATGGAGAAAGAGGCAGTCAACGAAATAGCTCAGATGTTCGGATGGAAAATCCATTTAGGGCATCTTTGCGGCGGTGGTACGATGGCAAATCTGGAAGCTTTGTGGGTAGCAGGCAAGGTTAAACCTGGTTTAAAAATTGTCGCTTCACAGCAATCGCATTATACACATGAACGTATTTGTAGCGTGCTTGGTATTCCTTTTGTTGCCGTTAAGAGCGATCGCCAAGGTCGGATGAATCTAGATGCTTTAAAAACTTTACTGGCGGCAGGTGATATTGGTACAGTTGTTGTCACAATGGGAACAACAGCGACTGGCTCTGTAGACCCTTTACCAGAAATTCTGGAGTTGCAATCCCAGTATAATTTTCGCATTCATGCTGATGCTGCCTACGGTGGTTATTTTACTTTGGCAAATAACCTCGACACTAAGACTAGAGCGGCTTTTGATTGCCTCAAAGCAGTTGATTCTATCGTCATCGATCCTCATAAACACGGACTCCAACCCTACGGCTGTGGCTGCGTCATTTTTCAAGATCCTAAAGTTGGATCTTTCTACAAACACGAGTGTCCCTTCACTTACTTCACCTCTGATGAATTGCATTTGGGTGAAATTAGTTTAGAATGTTCTCGACCTGGAGCTTCAGCTGTTGCTCTATGGGCAACACAGCGTTTGCTTCCTTATACTAAAGAAGGGCAATTTGCCACTGAATTAAGTAAATCCAGAAAAGCTGCACTTACTCTATTTGAAAAAATTCAAGGTGATGATAGATTTCTGATAGCTTTTCCTCCAGAACTAGATATCGTGGTTTGGACTCCACGAGCAACCAGTGCTAGTGCAGCTTCAGAAATTGCCAAAAAGATTTTTGCCTCTTCAGCACAGAAAAATTTACACTTGGCGATCGCTAATCTTCCTGTAGAATTTTTTATCAATATTGGTGCAGAAATGAAGCTTGACCAAGACTACCTTACTTGCCTGCGTTCATGTTTGATGAAACCAGAACACTTCGATTGGGTAGATGATATCTGGCAATTGCTTCAGCACGCAACAGACCAAGTATGAATACTCTGTTTATTTAAGCCGAACTGTACTGACTACTGGGCAAATATCCGAGGGCACAATAATCTTAGTTAGTTGTGCCCTCTTGCGCGTATTCTACACCAACAAAAAGCGTGAGAAAAGCAATTGCAACACACAAAATTGCTTTTCTCACTTAGGAAGCTTATGCTTTTTGATAGTTGGCATCAACCCAACAACGTGGTATACGTTCACCTGAAGGAAAAACTAAGTTTTCTTTTTTAATAGGTTCAGGGTCTTGCTCTTCTTGACCTTCTTGGTCTTTTCCGTGAATAACATCAGTATTAGGATCTATTAATTCCTCAATTTTAAGAACTTCTACCAAAGTTCCAGTATCTTTGACTTGTAAAAGCATTGAATTAGCCTCCTGAAATTAACTTGACAATTAATTACAAGTTTAATCATAAACTTGCACGCATCTGCGCTTACTTGAATTGTTTAAACTCCCTTTTATTCGGGATTTACTTGTAGTGACTAAGGCAAACTACAAGCCTAATTAACAATCCAAACTTGTATTAGTGAATGCTTGCTAAAAAGCTAATTCGACTAATCCTTTCAACCGTATATATGCTTGTGTTGGTATGAATGTAGTGTTGCCATTAACCCACTATAAACTTACATTTAAAGAGGGTTTTTACATGGCAAATTACCAGACAATAAGCGAAGAAAAGTTAAAATTCGGTTTGATATTTTTCCAAGATATCTACAAGGTTAACTTGGCATTGTAGCGGCAATAAATCAATTAAAGGAAGTTCGCGTTTGCCACCGCCAATTTTTACGGGGATAGATTCCAACATTTTTATTACTTGGTCTTCATCCACGGACTTAGAGGTAAGTAAAGGATACATCTTTTCTGCAACCACGGTATGCAGTTTGGCATTTGATAGAAAAAGATGCCACTTGGCAATATCTATATATATGTTGTCGCCTATTTCAGCTGCTAGGGCTTCTAGTATTTCTGTGGTATTAGTTTTAGCCATACAAATGACCCCAGATAAGGATCGTGAAATCTCAACCTAATTGTTATTATTGCTCAATTATCCGGGCTAAATCTACTGCCACAAGATACAATCGCCCTAGCTGTTGATTCTGTCTTCAGGTGGACTTTGGTGGAGTCTGTGAGTAATCAGCGATCGCACTAATATAAATTAGATGCGCTAATAATACCACTGCCCAACCTATGGTTAACCAAGGCAGCCACTCCCAAGTAGCTGCTTTGAAGTTGTGAAAAAACCACAAACCAGAGTTTATCGGTGCGAAAATCGCCACATGCATAGCAAAGTTCATTCTGTCATCTAACTTACGGTAGTCTGGGTCATTGCGATCGGGTTGACGAGGCCAACGAGGAGGCATAATTGTTTGTTACAGATTTTAA harbors:
- a CDS encoding non-ribosomal peptide synthetase yields the protein MDINKAKILDQKSQLSPAKRELLEKRLRRETQSDAQLTLIPRRSQASSAPLSFGQQQLWFIDKLQPGNSAYNESLAIRLTGTLNAIALEQSLNEIVRRHEILRTTFTMVAQPMQAIAPSLNIALPLVDLRLLPPQEQEIEVKKLASEEVAKPFDLSQGPLWRCTLLQLGAEEHILLLTIHHIVFDGWSVGIIFRELSEFYTAFTTGKSPSLPELPIQYADFAIWQRQRLQGEVLEKLLAYWKQQLKGVPPVLQLPTDFPRPKVQTFQGGTQSFILPPDLTEQIKALSQQEGVTLFMILLGAFKTLLYRYTGQEDIVVGSPIANRNREEIQELIGFFANTLVLRTDFAGDISFRELLARVRDCTLSAFSHQELPFERLVEELQPERNLSYNPLIQVMFILENTPTEALRLPNLAVSHIVPENAIAKLDLSLNIYETLNIYENSSGLTGVFRYNTDLFTPATISRMVGHFLTLLSGIVNNPDQKLSHLPLLTAAEQHQLLVEWNNTKTVYPQDKCFHQIFSEQVERVPDAIAVVFQDQQLTYRELNRRANQLAHYLQGQGVGPEVLVGICVERRRKAACRQTSLEMIVGILGILKAGGAYVPLDPTYPQERLAFMLSDSQVPILLTTENLLTQLPKHQAQVICLDTDWARISTESEQTPHSNVQIQNLAYLIYTSGSTGKPKGVLVTHEGLGNLTEDKIRTCRVQSDSRILQFFSLSFDASIPEIVMALGSGATLCLANSESLLPGPGLMQLLREQAITHITIIPSALAALPQEELPALQMVLVGGEACSGELIERWSKGRLFINAYGPTETTVNASMVECGNNGQKFPTVRPAANKQLYILDQNLQLVPIGVPGELHISGVGLARGYLNRPDKTAEVFISNPYSNDPNSRLYKTGDLACYLSDGNIKLLGRLDHQVKIRGFRIELGEIEALLSQHPEVRDCVVIAREDNPGEKRLVAYIVPTTESVPTISDLRHFLEEQLPEYMIPAALVFLEALPLNPSGKVDRQALPAPGTTRPELEDVFVAPRTPTEKALADIWAELLNLEQIGIHDNFFDLGGDSILSTQFIARANKVNLEFTTKQLFEHQTIAELAAVVEPDISVQQIQGLLTPIQPDSPLVALQPHGSQQPIFFAHGLGGTAICYYQLARYLGSDQPFYALQSPGVDGETEPLTRIEDMAAEYIKAMRSVQPNGPYFLGGWSMGAFVAFEMAQQLRNQGAVVARLAILSQEKQLTNRYSDDDDDAKMLVQLFKDFAGSVGQDSEISYEHVVQLQPEEQQKYVLEQMKLANLFPTDLEFWQFRNYMRVVRGNIKATASYVPQFYQNPMQILLFRTSDIYTDGLDEPTLGWNQLCSKPVEIHDIPGDHLTLLNEPHVQVLAEYLKQYLC
- a CDS encoding cupin-like domain-containing protein; this translates as MEKLEPTEHKILPSLAYAPKDIERIELLPRQIFYRNYVSTNKPVVITNATNEWKARSLWTFEWFKNTHGKVIVPVLMPQLDKYSRAMARKSIAIEEYIDLILSDSPEVKPYLGIVELHKLIPSLSDYFKFPEYYWLRSTIYFWMGRIRTTPLHCDYVYNLLTQVVGRKRVLLYSPNSLISQFKLEEEMFVCHNKYDMEGYKAETSQLLIEPDYDITLNAGEMLFIPYGWWHKISSYEASISVNMFWATPSTLLQRLQWQSGDFLKRILKNNVANK
- a CDS encoding ATP-binding cassette domain-containing protein; this translates as MLETLRHKNELPMYYPMVQVNNLRKRFGKTVALQEINLSVAAGSVLGVLGPNGAGKTTTINCLTTLLKPDAGQATIAGYDVITQPAAVRSLIGVTGQFAAVDEELTARENLILFGRLMRLSAAEAARRATELLEQFGLLADGKRRVKEFSGGMRRRLDLAVSIVAEPLVLFLDEPTTGLDPRSRRQLWDVVRELKARGITIFLTTQYLEEADELADRIVVIDQGTIIAEGTANELKNKVGGTFCDLQLADPTDEPKILEALSDLGDISGNGTLTLLAPDGVATLTEVVRRADAVGVVLADISLRRPTLDDVFFALTGQTTEEVKGKND
- a CDS encoding ABC transporter permease, with the protein product MTENLMMTDELLSKARKMVATRQESGIERAIADSGAIAWRHLIYLTRTPEVMASVVLFPIIFLSGFLLTFQRLMANQGIDYVQYLLPIITLQAIFFTAMSSAVTIASDIKTGMLQRCRVMPISRIAVLGGLVIAYLVRAVISTAILLIFAHLYGFRFQAGILAIIGFFALIILFTTTCVTGYAVLALSIRKPDLVQSLAVIPYTPLLLLSTGFSPAENFPQWLQLFVRFQPVSCTAKALRALINGTELFSPLLWSVGWLIGLVIVFGFVAIRLYRQVS